A portion of the Flavobacterium magnum genome contains these proteins:
- a CDS encoding KpsF/GutQ family sugar-phosphate isomerase — MTKNHDILTVARRTILSESQAIAQLAGLLTDDFPKAVDLILRAEGRLIVTGIGKSAIIAQKIVATMNSTGTPSMFLHASEAIHGDLGMVQPGDVVICISKSGNSPEIKVLTPILKRFGNTLIAMTGNINSFLAKGADFVLDTTVEAEACPLNLAPTSSTTAQLVMGDALAVSLMELRGFKSEDFAKYHPGGALGKKLLLRVKDMLEDSHKPMVSPDAPVKKVIFEISEKRLGVTAVIDDNKVIGIITDGDIRRMLNNTDTIAGLTAKDIMTKNPKMIKPSDMAMDALNIMEDFSITQLVVSDQDDYKGIIHLHDILKEGIV, encoded by the coding sequence TTGACAAAAAACCACGATATACTTACTGTTGCGCGCCGTACGATTCTTTCTGAAAGCCAGGCAATAGCACAACTCGCAGGTTTGCTTACAGACGACTTTCCAAAAGCTGTTGATTTGATTTTGCGCGCCGAAGGCCGGCTCATTGTGACCGGAATCGGCAAGAGCGCCATCATAGCCCAAAAAATCGTCGCCACGATGAACTCTACAGGCACACCGTCCATGTTCCTGCACGCCTCGGAAGCCATCCATGGCGACCTGGGTATGGTACAGCCCGGAGACGTCGTCATCTGCATCTCAAAAAGCGGCAACAGCCCTGAAATCAAGGTCCTGACACCCATACTGAAACGTTTTGGCAACACCCTGATTGCGATGACGGGAAATATCAATTCCTTTTTGGCAAAAGGCGCTGATTTTGTGCTCGATACCACCGTGGAAGCCGAAGCCTGCCCGCTGAATCTTGCCCCGACGAGCAGCACCACCGCACAGCTGGTCATGGGCGACGCGCTCGCTGTGAGCCTGATGGAGCTGCGGGGTTTCAAAAGCGAGGACTTTGCGAAATACCATCCTGGGGGCGCCTTAGGCAAAAAACTGTTGCTGCGGGTTAAAGACATGCTCGAAGACAGCCACAAACCGATGGTTTCGCCAGATGCGCCGGTTAAGAAAGTTATTTTCGAGATTTCCGAAAAGAGGCTGGGTGTGACTGCCGTAATCGACGACAATAAAGTCATCGGCATCATTACTGACGGGGACATCCGCCGCATGCTCAACAACACCGATACCATCGCAGGGCTTACCGCGAAAGATATTATGACCAAAAACCCGAAGATGATCAAGCCATCGGACATGGCAATGGATGCACTCAATATTATGGAAGATTTTTCAATCACACAGCTTGTGGTAAGCGATCAGGATGACTACAAAGGGATCATCCACCTGCACGACATCTTAAAAGAAGGCATCGTATAA
- the tatC gene encoding twin-arginine translocase subunit TatC, translating to MAKKSKDQMSFMDHLEDLRWMLIRSTVAILIMSTASYFFIDFIFNTIIFGPSKPDFIVYQWYCHLIQNLGLDSTTACSTTFAFSIQNTEVGGQFSIFLWTCISAGFVLAIPYILWELWKFISPALYEKERKNAAMFVIITSLLFFIGALFGYFIIIPLSVNFFGTFIATDLIKNDFNVDSYISMIKMSIIASGIVFEIPIIIYFLAKFGLVTGDFLRKYRKIAIVIILIIAAIVTPPDIPSQVIVSIPILLLYEISIFIADRITKNRLKNEQSGK from the coding sequence ATGGCAAAGAAAAGTAAAGACCAGATGTCCTTCATGGACCACCTTGAAGATTTAAGATGGATGTTAATCCGCAGTACGGTGGCAATCCTGATCATGTCCACCGCCTCTTATTTTTTCATCGATTTTATATTCAACACGATTATTTTCGGGCCATCAAAACCCGATTTTATTGTGTACCAATGGTATTGCCATTTGATCCAGAACCTTGGCCTCGACTCGACCACGGCCTGCTCCACGACATTCGCCTTTTCGATCCAGAATACCGAGGTGGGCGGGCAATTCTCGATCTTCCTATGGACCTGCATCAGTGCGGGATTCGTTTTGGCCATTCCTTACATTTTGTGGGAATTGTGGAAATTCATCAGCCCCGCGCTGTACGAAAAAGAGCGTAAGAACGCCGCAATGTTTGTCATCATTACGTCATTATTGTTCTTCATCGGTGCACTGTTCGGGTACTTTATCATCATTCCGCTGTCGGTGAACTTCTTTGGTACTTTTATTGCCACCGACCTGATTAAGAATGATTTCAATGTCGACTCTTACATTTCAATGATCAAGATGTCAATTATTGCATCAGGCATTGTATTTGAAATCCCGATTATAATCTATTTCCTGGCTAAATTTGGCCTGGTGACAGGCGACTTCCTCAGGAAGTACCGTAAAATAGCCATCGTGATCATCCTGATTATTGCAGCGATCGTAACCCCTCCGGACATCCCAAGCCAGGTTATCGTTTCCATACCGATATTGCTGCTGTATGAGATCAGTATTTTCATCGCTGACCGCATAACCAAAAACAGACTGAAAAATGAGCAATCTGGTAAATGA
- a CDS encoding RecQ family ATP-dependent DNA helicase, with protein MNSDEIDIYKELKKYFGFSQFKGLQEKVISSIIAGSNTFVIMPTGGGKSLCYQLPALIKEGTAIVVSPLIALMKNQVDAIRSLSSENGIAHVLNSSLTKTEINQVKKDISSGLTKLLYVAPESLTKEEYVAFLKSVPISFVAIDEAHCISEWGHDFRPEYRNLRHIIRQLGDVPIIGLTATATPKVQEDILKNLDMTNANTFKASFNRPNLFYEVRPKTKNVEADIIRFIKQNKGKSGIIYCLSRKKVEAIADVLKVNGISAVPYHAGLDAKTRARHQDMFLMEDVDVVVATIAFGMGIDKPDVRFVIHHDIPKSLESYYQETGRAGRDGGEGHCIAYYSYKDVEKLEKFMSGKPVAEQEIGFALLQEVVAYAETSMSRRKFLLHYFGEDFDGETGEGADMDDNVRNPKTKVEAKEQVIQLLKVVRDTKHLYKSKEVIFTLIGKINAVIKAHKTDTQSFFGSGQTFDERYWMALIRQVLVEGLLSKDIETYGILKITEKGFDFLDHPVSFMMSEDHEYSEAEDDAIVTAAKSSGTADEVLMGMLRDLRKNVAKKLGVPPFVVFQDPSLEDMALKYPISLEELGNVHGVGEGKAKKYGKDFVALISRYVEDNDIIRPDDLVVKSTGANSANKLYIIQNIDRKLPLDDIAASKGLTMDALLKEMEQIVYSGTKLNIRYWVDEMLDDEQQEEIHDYFMESETDRIEDALKEFDGDYDIDELRLMRIKFISEVAN; from the coding sequence ATGAATTCAGACGAAATCGATATCTACAAAGAATTAAAAAAGTATTTTGGTTTCAGCCAGTTTAAAGGCTTGCAGGAAAAAGTCATCAGCAGTATCATTGCAGGTTCCAACACCTTTGTCATCATGCCTACCGGTGGCGGCAAGTCGCTTTGCTACCAGCTTCCGGCCCTCATAAAGGAAGGTACGGCCATTGTAGTTTCCCCACTTATTGCGCTGATGAAAAACCAGGTCGATGCCATCCGCAGCCTTTCATCCGAGAACGGCATTGCGCATGTCCTGAATTCGTCGCTTACAAAAACCGAAATCAACCAGGTCAAGAAAGACATCTCTTCGGGCCTGACCAAATTGCTTTATGTCGCGCCTGAATCGCTTACAAAAGAGGAGTACGTGGCTTTCCTTAAAAGCGTTCCTATCTCATTTGTAGCCATTGACGAAGCGCACTGCATCTCAGAATGGGGTCATGATTTCCGACCCGAATACCGTAATTTACGCCATATTATCAGGCAGTTGGGCGATGTACCGATCATCGGCCTGACCGCGACCGCTACCCCCAAGGTGCAGGAGGACATCCTTAAAAACCTTGACATGACCAATGCCAATACGTTTAAGGCATCGTTTAACCGGCCGAATCTGTTCTACGAAGTGCGGCCGAAAACCAAAAATGTCGAGGCCGACATCATCCGTTTTATCAAACAGAACAAAGGCAAATCGGGTATCATATACTGTTTAAGCCGTAAAAAAGTGGAAGCCATTGCCGATGTGCTTAAGGTGAACGGGATCAGCGCAGTGCCTTACCACGCCGGGCTTGATGCCAAAACCCGGGCGCGTCACCAGGATATGTTCCTGATGGAAGACGTGGACGTGGTGGTGGCCACCATCGCTTTCGGGATGGGCATTGACAAGCCTGACGTGCGTTTCGTGATCCATCATGACATTCCCAAATCGCTGGAGAGCTACTATCAGGAAACCGGGCGCGCCGGCCGTGATGGTGGCGAAGGGCATTGCATTGCTTATTATTCGTATAAAGACGTTGAGAAACTCGAGAAATTCATGTCCGGCAAACCGGTCGCCGAGCAGGAAATCGGCTTTGCCTTATTGCAGGAAGTCGTCGCTTACGCAGAGACATCGATGTCGCGCCGCAAGTTCCTGCTGCATTATTTCGGCGAGGATTTTGACGGTGAAACCGGCGAAGGTGCGGATATGGATGACAATGTCCGCAACCCTAAAACGAAAGTGGAAGCCAAAGAACAGGTCATCCAACTGCTCAAAGTCGTTCGGGATACCAAACATTTATACAAATCAAAAGAAGTCATTTTTACGCTGATCGGGAAGATCAACGCGGTAATCAAGGCACACAAGACCGATACACAGAGCTTTTTCGGTTCGGGACAGACCTTTGATGAACGGTATTGGATGGCCCTGATCCGCCAGGTTTTGGTCGAAGGCCTGCTGTCAAAAGACATCGAGACCTACGGCATCCTAAAAATCACGGAAAAAGGTTTCGATTTCCTGGATCACCCGGTATCATTTATGATGTCGGAAGACCACGAGTATAGCGAAGCGGAAGACGACGCAATCGTTACGGCCGCCAAGTCGTCAGGCACCGCTGACGAAGTATTGATGGGCATGCTCCGCGATCTCCGCAAGAATGTGGCCAAAAAACTCGGCGTCCCCCCATTTGTCGTATTCCAGGATCCCTCACTCGAGGACATGGCGTTAAAATACCCTATTTCGTTGGAAGAACTTGGCAATGTACACGGCGTCGGTGAGGGCAAAGCCAAAAAATACGGGAAGGATTTCGTCGCGCTGATCAGCCGGTATGTGGAGGATAACGACATCATTCGGCCCGATGACCTCGTGGTGAAGTCGACTGGCGCGAATTCCGCCAATAAATTATACATCATCCAGAATATTGACCGCAAACTGCCACTTGATGATATCGCCGCCTCAAAAGGCCTCACGATGGATGCATTGCTCAAGGAGATGGAACAAATCGTGTATTCAGGCACCAAGCTCAATATCCGGTATTGGGTGGATGAAATGCTCGATGACGAGCAGCAGGAAGAGAT
- a CDS encoding carboxymuconolactone decarboxylase family protein → MSNLVNEFNDYRSKMNEKLLADNNLVIKRIFNLDTNAYAAGALDVKTKELLGLVASAVLRCDDCVKYHLETSHKEGVTREEMMEAMGIATLVGGTIVIPHLRRAYEFWEALEEAK, encoded by the coding sequence ATGAGCAATCTGGTAAATGAATTCAATGATTACCGTTCGAAAATGAACGAAAAGCTGTTGGCCGATAATAATTTGGTCATCAAGCGGATTTTCAACCTCGACACCAATGCTTATGCCGCGGGTGCACTGGACGTGAAAACCAAGGAATTGCTTGGATTGGTTGCCTCTGCGGTACTTCGCTGCGATGATTGCGTCAAATACCACCTTGAGACAAGCCACAAAGAAGGGGTCACCAGGGAAGAGATGATGGAAGCCATGGGCATTGCCACGTTGGTAGGCGGCACGATTGTGATTCCGCACCTGAGGAGGGCTTACGAATTTTGGGAGGCTTTGGAGGAAGCCAAGTAG
- the lptB gene encoding LPS export ABC transporter ATP-binding protein yields the protein MKLRAENLVKTYKKRSVVKGISVEVNQGEIVGLLGPNGAGKTTSFYMIVGLVKPNSGNIYLDDTNITNFPMYKRAQNGIGYLAQEASVFRKLSIEDNILSVLQLTNLSKAEQEAKMESLIDEFSLQHIRTNRGDLLSGGERRRTEIARALATDPKFILLDEPFAGVDPVAVEDIQRIVAKLKNKNIGILITDHNVQETLAITDKTYLMFEGGILKAGVPEELVQDEIVRRVYLGQNFELRKKKLEF from the coding sequence ATGAAGCTAAGAGCCGAGAATTTAGTCAAGACCTATAAGAAACGAAGTGTCGTAAAAGGCATTTCGGTCGAAGTAAACCAGGGAGAGATCGTCGGTTTGCTCGGTCCGAACGGTGCCGGAAAAACGACCTCGTTTTATATGATTGTAGGGCTCGTAAAACCAAACAGTGGTAACATTTACCTCGACGACACCAATATTACCAATTTCCCGATGTACAAACGGGCGCAGAACGGCATTGGCTATCTCGCACAGGAAGCGTCGGTTTTTCGCAAACTCAGCATAGAGGACAACATCCTGAGCGTGTTGCAGCTTACCAATCTTTCCAAAGCCGAACAGGAAGCCAAAATGGAATCGCTGATTGATGAATTCAGCCTGCAGCACATCCGCACGAACCGTGGCGACTTACTTTCGGGAGGCGAAAGGCGACGTACGGAAATCGCCAGGGCGCTCGCAACCGATCCGAAATTCATTCTGCTTGACGAACCTTTCGCAGGAGTTGACCCCGTAGCCGTTGAAGACATTCAGCGTATCGTAGCCAAATTGAAAAACAAAAATATAGGCATCCTGATTACTGACCACAACGTGCAGGAAACGCTTGCTATTACCGATAAAACCTATCTGATGTTCGAGGGCGGCATCTTGAAAGCCGGGGTCCCTGAGGAACTGGTACAGGATGAAATCGTACGCCGTGTGTACCTGGGCCAGAATTTCGAACTCCGAAAAAAGAAGCTCGAATTTTAG